From a region of the Roseivirga sp. 4D4 genome:
- the mobF gene encoding MobF family relaxase, with product MLSIESSKNAESAVRYFRESLSVEDYYSEKAEITGRWHGKGSERLAIGGDVRKRDFEALLYNVNPKTGDRLTARNSVNRRPMYDFTFSCPKSVSVAYAMTKDGEILEAHRLATLKAMKAVEKDVQTQVGTGKGKHYVGTGNIMFAEFIHETSRPLEHEKEEGKLYIPDPQLHSHMTVVNATFFEGQNRWRAVELGNVKAHGDYYESLYHSYLGKHLKDAGYALQKEGKRWELACVPKEVRNKYSGRTLEIEKEAERLGVKTARTKALLGRRTRNDKNKSVLDSELPGIWKDRLSLSEYYSIVNAKNASGRQGENVNLQNPHLTLEKAVDLALAHRLERQSAAAEKKVLSFANDLTSGDFLPHEVQAELDGRQNIIGTDRRTVKFITTREILQEEEKLIERSAFGKSTKVSINPDYQFKSKVLNDGQKEAIRHVLESGDQIIMISGDAGTGKTTLLKEVKTGIEEAGSKLFAFAPTSDASRGQLQHKGFEGAETIAKLLADQELQNQMINQYMLVDESGLVSVPQMNRILDVAEAQNCRVILSGDYKQHSSVERGDATRIMENHADLPVARVKEIVRQREQEAYKKAIEAIAQGIAIKDDPDRRVNEVQCAFDQLDQTGSINEVENLEERHEQIANDYVLATENSTQDAILVAPTHGEGKDITEVIRQKLKETGRLSGEERTFKRLQSLHLTESEKQLEAYYEAGHVVEFHQNVPGFKAGTRQVVEGKDQNGQVLVKPNDIATPASLPMEEHKKFQLFKEEPLNLSVGDRIRITKNIKSVEGHHLSNGQVYDLKSFSDDGHIMLSNGQTLHKDAGHFNSGYYQTSYAAQGKDAKTVIVAQSSRSFGASSDKQFYVSISRGVEDCRIYTDDKEALREAIARPGDRPSAMELASEADRQKSESQSHSQYQRLVRQFYDQQIQPSQKTIEPNHGRRKPDEPMERPGFNHEK from the coding sequence ATGCTATCCATAGAGTCTAGCAAGAATGCCGAATCCGCTGTCCGGTACTTTCGAGAGTCACTCTCGGTGGAGGACTATTACTCTGAAAAGGCAGAGATCACTGGGCGCTGGCATGGTAAGGGGTCCGAAAGACTAGCTATTGGTGGAGATGTAAGAAAGCGAGATTTTGAAGCTTTGCTCTATAATGTCAATCCCAAGACTGGGGATAGGTTGACCGCTCGAAATTCGGTGAATCGAAGACCCATGTACGACTTCACTTTTAGCTGTCCCAAGAGTGTCAGTGTCGCCTATGCTATGACAAAAGATGGAGAGATTCTTGAGGCACATCGGTTGGCTACACTCAAAGCCATGAAGGCAGTGGAAAAAGATGTTCAAACTCAAGTGGGTACTGGGAAGGGAAAGCATTATGTAGGTACCGGGAATATCATGTTCGCTGAATTTATTCATGAAACCTCCAGGCCTTTAGAACACGAGAAGGAAGAAGGAAAACTTTACATTCCAGACCCTCAGTTACATTCTCATATGACCGTGGTCAATGCTACGTTTTTCGAAGGCCAAAATCGATGGAGGGCGGTGGAGCTAGGCAACGTTAAGGCTCATGGCGATTACTATGAATCCCTTTATCATAGTTATCTGGGAAAGCACTTGAAGGATGCGGGGTATGCCCTTCAAAAGGAAGGGAAAAGATGGGAGCTTGCGTGTGTTCCCAAAGAGGTCAGAAACAAGTATTCCGGGCGCACTCTTGAGATTGAAAAAGAGGCTGAAAGATTGGGAGTCAAAACGGCCCGTACAAAGGCACTTTTAGGGCGCAGAACTCGTAATGATAAGAACAAGTCTGTACTGGATAGTGAGCTCCCGGGTATCTGGAAAGATAGGCTTTCACTTAGTGAATATTACAGCATTGTGAATGCTAAGAATGCTTCAGGCAGACAAGGAGAAAATGTTAATCTACAGAACCCTCACCTTACTCTTGAGAAGGCTGTAGATTTGGCGCTTGCTCATAGACTTGAGCGACAGTCAGCTGCTGCTGAGAAAAAAGTACTTTCATTTGCCAATGACCTGACTTCCGGTGATTTTTTGCCCCATGAGGTTCAGGCTGAACTGGATGGGCGGCAGAATATTATTGGTACAGACAGACGTACAGTAAAGTTCATTACCACCAGAGAGATTCTTCAAGAAGAGGAAAAGCTAATCGAGAGAAGTGCTTTTGGTAAGTCAACTAAGGTTAGTATTAATCCTGACTATCAATTCAAAAGTAAGGTGCTCAATGATGGGCAAAAGGAGGCAATTCGACATGTTTTGGAAAGTGGTGATCAAATCATCATGATCTCAGGCGATGCAGGTACTGGTAAGACCACTCTTTTAAAAGAGGTCAAAACTGGTATTGAAGAGGCTGGTAGTAAGCTTTTTGCTTTTGCGCCTACTTCTGATGCTTCCAGGGGACAACTACAGCACAAAGGCTTCGAAGGAGCAGAAACCATTGCCAAACTGCTTGCCGATCAAGAGCTTCAAAACCAAATGATTAATCAATATATGCTTGTGGATGAATCTGGCTTGGTTAGCGTACCCCAAATGAACCGGATACTTGATGTGGCTGAAGCTCAAAACTGCAGAGTAATACTCTCCGGTGATTATAAACAGCATTCTTCTGTAGAAAGAGGCGATGCGACACGAATTATGGAGAATCATGCCGACCTGCCAGTGGCCCGAGTAAAGGAAATTGTGAGGCAGCGAGAGCAAGAAGCGTACAAAAAAGCCATAGAGGCCATCGCACAGGGAATTGCCATCAAAGATGACCCTGACAGGAGAGTGAACGAAGTGCAATGTGCTTTTGACCAACTTGATCAAACAGGGAGTATAAACGAAGTAGAAAACCTGGAGGAGAGACATGAACAAATCGCGAATGATTATGTTTTAGCTACCGAAAATTCTACTCAAGACGCAATTTTGGTAGCCCCTACACATGGTGAAGGCAAAGACATCACGGAAGTTATCAGGCAAAAGCTCAAAGAAACCGGTCGTCTTTCTGGGGAGGAAAGAACATTCAAACGCCTCCAAAGTCTTCATTTGACAGAAAGTGAAAAGCAGTTGGAGGCTTATTACGAGGCCGGACATGTTGTGGAGTTTCATCAAAATGTACCCGGCTTCAAAGCAGGCACAAGACAAGTAGTTGAGGGCAAAGACCAGAATGGGCAAGTATTGGTAAAACCAAATGATATAGCTACTCCCGCCAGCTTGCCTATGGAAGAACATAAGAAATTTCAACTCTTTAAAGAGGAGCCCCTCAATCTATCTGTGGGCGACCGCATTAGGATTACCAAAAACATAAAAAGTGTCGAGGGTCATCATTTGTCCAACGGTCAGGTATATGATTTAAAATCCTTCTCTGATGATGGCCATATAATGCTTTCCAATGGCCAAACGCTTCATAAGGATGCTGGACATTTCAACAGCGGCTATTATCAGACTTCTTATGCCGCTCAAGGCAAAGACGCCAAGACTGTAATTGTGGCACAAAGCTCCAGAAGTTTTGGAGCCAGTAGCGATAAGCAATTTTATGTCTCTATAAGTCGCGGGGTAGAGGATTGTAGGATTTACACCGATGATAAGGAAGCGCTGCGAGAAGCAATCGCCAGACCGGGTGACCGGCCAAGCGCCATGGAATTGGCCTCTGAAGCTGATCGTCAGAAAAGTGAAAGTCAGAGTCATTCCCAATACCAGCGCTTGGTAAGACAGTTTTATGATCAGCAAATTCAACCCTCTCAAAAAACCATAGAACCAAATCATGGCAGAAGAAAACCTGACGAACCAATGGAAAGACCAGGGTTCAACCACGAAAAGTAG
- a CDS encoding N-6 DNA methylase, whose protein sequence is MISVFDRLGRRHSISSVFNDLVSMAICGFHQINIQSCLTVKDAENENRYLEISNKYGHQELEDFAKIIGLIQLQVYEAPYADPLGEYYMQTISNGKNGEYFTPEPVCEMMAKMQGSKNSIHLKTAFDPACGSGRMLLAFAKLNPDNFFYGAELSNTCAKMAVINFFLNGLRGEVAWMNSLSMEWYGGWQINQNGLGILPIEKEQSRIWSAPPQSKQNNKGQRIQLDLF, encoded by the coding sequence ATGATCTCAGTATTTGATCGACTCGGAAGAAGGCATAGTATCTCATCCGTTTTTAATGATTTAGTATCAATGGCTATTTGCGGCTTTCACCAGATCAACATACAATCCTGTCTCACTGTAAAAGATGCTGAAAACGAAAACCGGTACCTAGAAATAAGCAACAAATATGGGCATCAAGAACTCGAGGACTTTGCCAAAATTATTGGGTTAATTCAGCTTCAGGTTTATGAAGCGCCTTATGCCGATCCTCTTGGGGAATATTACATGCAAACTATCTCCAATGGCAAAAATGGTGAATACTTCACCCCTGAACCTGTATGTGAAATGATGGCAAAAATGCAAGGAAGTAAGAACAGCATTCACCTTAAAACTGCTTTTGATCCTGCATGTGGTTCTGGCCGTATGTTGCTAGCTTTTGCCAAACTGAATCCTGATAATTTTTTCTATGGGGCAGAGCTTTCCAATACTTGTGCAAAAATGGCTGTGATTAACTTCTTCCTTAATGGCCTTCGTGGCGAAGTGGCCTGGATGAACAGCCTTTCCATGGAATGGTATGGCGGCTGGCAAATCAACCAAAATGGTTTGGGCATCTTGCCAATAGAAAAAGAGCAGTCACGAATTTGGTCTGCACCACCCCAATCTAAACAGAATAACAAGGGCCAAAGAATTCAACTCGACCTCTTTTGA
- a CDS encoding single-stranded DNA-binding protein has translation MSSENEVNLIGNMGSEARMIEKEDKLFAAFSLATQGSYKDANDVWQKKEVVWHNILVFSKKGLSKVKSLKSGSRIKVQGELSYRPFEITGPDGQTLVKNEASVVANSIEQAPL, from the coding sequence ATGAGCAGTGAAAATGAAGTGAACCTCATCGGCAATATGGGCTCTGAGGCCAGAATGATTGAAAAAGAGGACAAACTGTTTGCAGCCTTTTCGTTGGCCACACAGGGCTCTTATAAGGATGCAAATGATGTTTGGCAGAAAAAAGAGGTGGTTTGGCATAACATCCTCGTTTTTAGCAAAAAGGGTTTGAGCAAAGTCAAAAGCCTAAAGTCTGGCTCGCGTATCAAGGTTCAAGGCGAACTATCATATCGCCCGTTTGAGATTACAGGCCCGGACGGACAAACATTGGTCAAAAACGAAGCTTCAGTCGTTGCCAATTCAATTGAACAGGCACCACTTTAG
- a CDS encoding toprim domain-containing protein: MNIKQVKERFTIESLLKQLGFEPDPKKSKGHDLWYCSPLRPQEKEPSFHISTRFDIWKDFGELEQGGDLIRFGQMYLKSQYKDHSVSATLKWFESLSGPPKHHTFKRMIQSKGKDDSPYKLLTVKPIYSAVLFQYLTKRQIPHDLAQKYLRQVFFLHKKSKKRIFGLGIQTRAGGYDVRNPHGFKTMIGNKDITFVAGTGNTNTVDVFEGVFDFLSKLTIDNTNTSQNDCIITNSVNLYRQAADFIKEGTYTEALLWSDNDYAGKQFEKVFSDEFTHFSDRFFRIAVMGHLYPHHKDLNAWLTSQSITFGKKKQLLRSEPMWLNPSPDILFEL; the protein is encoded by the coding sequence ATGAACATCAAACAAGTCAAAGAGCGTTTCACCATTGAAAGCCTGCTCAAACAGCTTGGATTTGAGCCAGACCCCAAAAAGTCAAAGGGTCATGATTTGTGGTATTGTTCACCCCTACGCCCACAGGAAAAAGAGCCCTCTTTTCATATCTCCACCAGGTTCGATATCTGGAAAGACTTCGGAGAATTGGAGCAGGGTGGGGACCTGATACGTTTTGGTCAAATGTATCTGAAATCACAGTATAAAGATCACAGTGTGTCTGCCACCTTAAAATGGTTTGAAAGTTTAAGCGGACCTCCAAAGCATCACACTTTCAAGCGAATGATTCAATCCAAAGGGAAAGACGATTCACCTTATAAATTGCTCACTGTTAAACCCATTTACAGCGCAGTCTTATTTCAATATCTGACCAAAAGACAAATACCACATGATCTTGCCCAAAAATATTTAAGGCAAGTTTTCTTCTTACACAAGAAATCCAAGAAACGCATTTTCGGCCTTGGCATACAGACGAGGGCAGGGGGCTATGATGTTCGCAACCCTCACGGTTTTAAAACAATGATTGGAAATAAAGACATCACTTTCGTTGCCGGAACTGGAAACACTAATACAGTAGATGTATTTGAAGGTGTCTTCGATTTTCTTTCAAAACTCACCATTGACAACACCAATACATCCCAAAATGACTGTATTATCACCAATTCCGTGAATTTGTATAGACAGGCCGCAGATTTTATCAAAGAAGGGACTTATACAGAAGCTCTACTTTGGTCTGATAATGACTATGCCGGCAAACAGTTTGAAAAGGTTTTTTCTGATGAGTTTACACATTTCTCAGATCGCTTTTTCCGCATAGCAGTCATGGGCCACCTGTACCCCCATCATAAAGATCTGAATGCCTGGTTGACCAGCCAAAGCATAACCTTTGGTAAGAAGAAGCAACTACTGCGCTCTGAACCCATGTGGCTCAACCCCAGCCCTGACATTCTATTTGAACTCTGA
- the dndC gene encoding DNA phosphorothioation system sulfurtransferase DndC, producing MPIDIAHITKEILLQYQDEDEPKRPWIVGFSGGKDSTMLLQLVWITVSRLPAEMRNREIYVVCNNTLVENPKILKYTEEVLQDIEKASVSQGMPIYVVRTIPKLEESFWVNLIGKGYPAPNNAFRWCTERLKINPTTAFIKDKISEIGEAIILLGTRKDESSSRAKSIQKHQVKGERLRKHILPNAFVFAPIEDVLTNEVWAYLNQVPSPWGSDNKQLQALYRNANSGDCPIVIDDTTPSCGNSRFGCWVCTVVKKDKSMEALIENGEDWMEPLMDIRDILVTYRNEPDWRESRRRNGSTGEGILGPYTPAKRAYILKLLLEAQKEINAGGHDYQLINYQELVAIQVTWYRDSIFKYSVSDIYNEIFGTDFQSGDFNDHLIFEKEVLKESCANNPEHFGLINELLELQSSKTILMNNKGLHNDLERRLEQFVKKEEEK from the coding sequence ATGCCTATTGATATAGCCCATATTACAAAAGAAATCTTACTACAATATCAGGATGAAGACGAACCCAAAAGACCCTGGATAGTAGGCTTCAGTGGTGGTAAGGACTCAACCATGTTGCTGCAATTGGTTTGGATTACGGTGAGCAGGTTGCCGGCTGAAATGAGAAATCGCGAGATCTATGTAGTTTGTAATAACACCTTGGTGGAGAACCCGAAAATCCTGAAATATACAGAAGAGGTGCTTCAGGATATTGAAAAGGCTTCAGTGTCACAAGGTATGCCGATATATGTGGTTCGTACTATACCTAAGCTTGAAGAGAGCTTTTGGGTCAACTTGATCGGTAAAGGATACCCCGCCCCGAACAATGCATTTAGATGGTGTACAGAGCGACTAAAGATCAACCCTACTACAGCTTTCATAAAAGACAAGATCAGCGAGATAGGAGAGGCGATCATTCTTTTAGGTACTAGAAAAGATGAAAGCTCCTCAAGGGCTAAAAGTATACAAAAACATCAGGTAAAAGGGGAGCGCTTACGAAAACACATTCTACCCAATGCGTTCGTATTTGCACCAATCGAAGATGTGCTTACTAATGAAGTATGGGCATACCTCAACCAAGTACCCTCTCCATGGGGTTCTGACAATAAACAGCTACAAGCATTATATAGAAATGCCAATAGCGGAGACTGTCCTATTGTTATTGATGATACCACTCCCTCTTGTGGTAATAGCCGTTTTGGGTGTTGGGTTTGCACTGTGGTTAAGAAAGATAAATCGATGGAAGCCCTTATCGAGAATGGTGAAGATTGGATGGAGCCACTCATGGATATAAGGGATATCCTGGTTACCTATAGAAATGAGCCGGACTGGAGAGAGTCGAGAAGGCGTAATGGATCAACAGGAGAAGGTATCCTTGGCCCTTATACGCCTGCTAAAAGAGCTTATATTTTGAAATTACTGTTAGAAGCCCAAAAGGAAATCAATGCAGGTGGGCACGACTATCAATTGATTAACTATCAGGAATTAGTGGCCATACAAGTGACATGGTACAGGGACAGTATTTTTAAATACAGCGTTTCTGACATTTACAATGAAATTTTCGGCACTGATTTTCAAAGTGGAGACTTCAATGATCACCTGATATTTGAGAAAGAAGTTTTGAAGGAGTCCTGTGCAAATAACCCTGAACATTTTGGGCTGATTAACGAGTTGCTTGAGCTTCAAAGTTCAAAGACCATCCTGATGAATAATAAAGGGTTGCACAATGATTTGGAGAGAAGGCTTGAGCAGTTTGTGAAGAAGGAGGAAGAAAAATGA
- a CDS encoding AAA family ATPase: protein MIIDEIKLRNYRIYYGDNKLKLRTHSNKNISIVSGNNGYGKTSLLTSLVWCLYGKLMIDVDDRYRREIYEAGGYKKYCQKTLNRKAWSEKDKHHEQLMLDFKQAEGHEKIEIGERLKGLTEFSVSIVISDIFIPSILCQHVEITRSYDVSTHQEKMEILIDGRENELTRQVGSDIFINDFVLPKEIAKFFFFDAEKIVSLADIHSIEDKRNLSKAYAEVLGIKKYVDLKSNLENVRARLRKKVASPEDKAKLRALSKDVEKNRKLIEICDTRIFELEESITQNKSHSERYQEKLIREGSAMTVEDLKDLRSMKDHLSEEGRRIKQQLKELIDLAPFAIAAKKLKQVKIQAEQEDLQRQQGLSKSFIETKLSAFEAALGAQRSELGLSEKGEQLVTELMRDQFEISQTSGEKPLLDFDRNGQNRFYAVFDNLSNAYSKAFRKLSRDLKKQQSAFSMIVNKLSNAESKEKDPVIVAYRRNKTRLDRTIHKEENELITEKAKRISLHNELSNHAKVLAELEKNIQVEELDREKDLVAERLVKELEDFIATLKAKKKDSLEERLQSELNRLMHKADFVKRVEVIIDGDLIEIELYSPSDKLIPKDSLSMGERQLYATALLKALVDESNVKFPLFIDSPLQKFDRGHAENVIREFYPEVSDQVVLFPLLEGELSEKEYDWLKPNTSHAYLIDNVNLDQSRFLEILPNDLFTKYNQMHANVH, encoded by the coding sequence ATGATTATTGATGAAATCAAACTGCGGAATTATCGCATCTATTATGGAGATAACAAATTAAAACTAAGAACTCACAGCAACAAGAATATCTCCATTGTATCGGGTAATAACGGCTATGGTAAAACTTCCCTATTGACCAGTCTGGTATGGTGTCTATATGGGAAGTTAATGATTGACGTAGATGATCGGTATAGAAGAGAAATTTACGAAGCAGGCGGCTATAAAAAATATTGTCAGAAAACGCTCAACAGAAAGGCTTGGTCTGAGAAGGACAAACACCATGAGCAGTTGATGCTCGATTTTAAGCAAGCAGAAGGGCATGAGAAAATAGAGATAGGTGAGCGACTGAAAGGACTAACAGAATTCAGTGTTTCCATAGTGATCTCGGATATATTCATACCATCTATCCTCTGTCAGCACGTAGAAATCACCAGATCTTATGATGTTTCTACACACCAAGAAAAAATGGAGATTTTAATTGATGGAAGAGAGAATGAGCTGACCAGACAAGTGGGTTCAGATATTTTCATCAATGATTTTGTCTTGCCCAAAGAGATCGCCAAGTTTTTCTTTTTCGATGCAGAAAAGATCGTTTCGCTTGCAGACATACATTCCATAGAAGACAAAAGGAATTTGAGCAAGGCATATGCTGAAGTCTTGGGTATCAAGAAATACGTTGATTTAAAAAGTAACCTTGAGAATGTTAGAGCACGACTTCGCAAGAAAGTTGCCAGCCCCGAGGACAAAGCAAAACTCAGGGCGCTTTCAAAAGATGTCGAAAAGAATAGAAAGCTCATAGAGATATGCGATACCAGGATATTTGAATTAGAAGAAAGCATTACTCAGAACAAGAGCCATTCGGAACGCTACCAGGAGAAGCTGATTCGTGAGGGTAGTGCTATGACGGTGGAGGACCTGAAAGACCTTAGGTCTATGAAAGACCACTTGTCTGAAGAAGGTAGACGGATCAAGCAACAACTAAAGGAGTTAATTGATCTGGCTCCCTTCGCGATTGCTGCCAAAAAATTAAAACAGGTCAAGATACAGGCAGAACAAGAAGACCTCCAGCGCCAACAGGGGCTTTCTAAATCCTTTATTGAGACTAAACTGTCTGCCTTCGAGGCCGCACTGGGTGCTCAAAGAAGTGAGTTGGGACTTTCTGAAAAAGGAGAGCAATTGGTCACCGAACTAATGAGAGATCAATTTGAGATATCTCAAACAAGCGGTGAAAAGCCCTTGCTGGATTTCGATCGAAATGGTCAGAACCGTTTTTATGCTGTTTTCGATAATCTGTCCAATGCGTACAGCAAAGCCTTCAGAAAATTGAGCCGTGATCTGAAAAAGCAGCAGAGTGCTTTTAGCATGATCGTTAACAAGCTCAGCAATGCAGAGTCTAAAGAAAAAGACCCTGTTATCGTTGCATATCGAAGAAATAAGACTCGCCTGGACAGAACAATTCATAAGGAAGAAAATGAACTGATTACTGAAAAGGCGAAAAGGATCTCTCTACACAATGAATTGAGTAACCATGCTAAGGTCCTTGCAGAACTAGAGAAGAATATTCAGGTGGAGGAGTTGGATCGTGAGAAAGACTTGGTAGCAGAGAGGTTGGTTAAAGAGTTAGAAGATTTTATCGCTACACTCAAAGCAAAGAAAAAAGATTCACTGGAAGAAAGACTTCAATCAGAACTCAATCGCTTGATGCACAAGGCTGATTTCGTAAAAAGGGTGGAAGTGATTATCGATGGTGACCTGATCGAAATAGAATTGTACAGCCCAAGTGATAAGCTTATACCTAAAGATAGCTTGTCTATGGGTGAAAGGCAATTATATGCTACGGCCTTATTGAAAGCTCTGGTAGACGAATCCAATGTTAAGTTTCCTTTGTTCATTGACAGCCCTTTGCAAAAGTTTGATCGTGGCCATGCGGAAAATGTCATAAGAGAGTTTTACCCGGAAGTATCAGACCAAGTGGTATTATTTCCCCTATTAGAAGGTGAGTTGAGTGAGAAAGAATATGATTGGCTCAAACCTAATACAAGCCATGCTTATCTTATTGACAATGTCAATTTAGACCAGTCCAGATTTTTAGAGATTCTGCCCAACGATCTATTTACCAAATACAACCAAATGCACGCCAATGTTCACTAG
- a CDS encoding DndE family protein gives MFTSIKTSRENKALVTELTRKMNLGAENVVARLALAYSLSKDERLELSGIQDSQGKEYSRKVLLGEYDEVYIAMLCVHYDLYKTDKDIARYIKLHIDHGLTLLNDEFNQKGTGSGLEFLIQKIDGGLNSL, from the coding sequence ATGTTCACTAGTATTAAGACATCAAGAGAGAATAAAGCGCTAGTAACCGAGTTAACCAGAAAAATGAATCTGGGTGCGGAAAATGTTGTGGCCCGCTTAGCATTGGCCTATTCTTTGTCTAAAGATGAGCGTTTAGAACTTTCAGGTATTCAAGACTCCCAAGGCAAAGAGTACAGTCGTAAAGTACTGTTGGGTGAATATGATGAAGTCTACATAGCTATGCTCTGTGTGCATTATGACTTATATAAGACAGATAAGGACATTGCGCGCTACATAAAGCTTCACATAGACCATGGTTTGACGCTGTTGAATGATGAGTTCAATCAAAAAGGTACCGGAAGTGGGCTTGAGTTTCTGATTCAGAAGATAGATGGGGGATTAAACTCCTTATAG
- a CDS encoding DEAD/DEAH box helicase family protein translates to MLKDVQFKSIYATGHNEPSDFFIDGLKNSINFDLGLGYFRSTGFKVLSVGFARFLLNGGKMRFIINDSLTLKDKGAIIEGQLNLTNEQYEQELLGDFELLATTLSKRDRHFFDCLSWLIASDRLQIIAVKPKKNKVGIVHHKFGIFSDSSGNQVAFNGSVNFSQYALKHNVETLWTEYSWRSEGISKERIEEMIRLFEETWNGDSDVVRKIPIEEVKTAVYNKFPKKTLKELVEQECQLAEEIIKEYELRGSDPHKIEDILRDLTAKPRSKSKRIKSEAEDVNKWKHQDEAVAVFLKKKRGVLNMATGTGKTRTALRIADHLIREDSVDSIIISCDGIDLLDQWYGEILNLIFSKELAWWVVRQYKGLHEAEGFRANPIRKILLVSRPKLHLSMKGLNAMEASRTLLIHDEVHKLGSPGNRRELAGLSDNIPYRLGLSATTEREYDQEGTEFIISHIGPIIKQFDLDMAIKKGILVPFNYHPLSYSLTQEDKSSLQGVFARKAALDKAGTPMSDKDYWMSLARVYKTAEGKIPVFHEFLRKNPYILDKCIIFVENKAYGEEILNIVHGFTTEFHSYFDDDHSSVLSKFSSGEIECVLTCHRLSEGIDIPSLNNVILLSSDRARLETIQRIGRCLRTDKKNPGKVANVVDFIRTKDKATATLNSDDERAQFLTGLSKIRPDKVK, encoded by the coding sequence ATGTTAAAAGATGTTCAATTCAAGTCTATTTATGCCACTGGCCATAACGAGCCAAGTGATTTCTTTATAGATGGGTTAAAGAACAGTATCAATTTTGACCTTGGACTTGGATATTTCAGGTCCACAGGTTTCAAAGTCCTTTCAGTGGGGTTTGCTAGGTTTTTGCTCAATGGAGGCAAAATGCGTTTTATCATAAACGACAGCCTCACACTAAAAGATAAGGGTGCAATTATTGAAGGTCAGCTAAATCTGACGAATGAACAATATGAGCAAGAGTTACTTGGCGATTTTGAGCTTTTAGCCACTACGCTGTCCAAACGAGATAGGCACTTTTTCGACTGTCTCTCTTGGTTAATAGCTTCGGATCGTTTGCAAATCATTGCTGTAAAACCCAAAAAAAATAAGGTTGGGATAGTTCATCACAAGTTCGGAATCTTTTCGGATAGTAGTGGTAACCAAGTAGCATTCAATGGCTCAGTCAATTTTTCACAATATGCTCTGAAGCACAATGTCGAAACATTATGGACAGAATACTCTTGGCGGTCTGAAGGAATTTCCAAGGAACGTATTGAAGAAATGATTCGGTTATTTGAGGAGACATGGAATGGAGATTCTGATGTGGTGAGAAAGATTCCGATAGAGGAGGTAAAGACTGCTGTCTACAATAAGTTCCCCAAGAAGACTTTGAAAGAGCTGGTTGAACAAGAATGCCAACTTGCTGAGGAAATTATCAAAGAATATGAGCTGCGTGGTTCAGACCCCCATAAGATTGAGGATATTCTAAGAGATCTTACCGCTAAGCCAAGGTCCAAGTCAAAGAGAATTAAAAGTGAAGCGGAAGACGTAAATAAATGGAAACACCAGGATGAAGCTGTAGCTGTGTTTCTCAAGAAAAAAAGGGGCGTTTTAAACATGGCTACGGGAACAGGTAAGACTAGGACTGCCCTTCGAATTGCGGATCACTTAATCAGAGAAGACAGTGTAGATTCCATTATCATATCATGTGATGGAATTGACTTACTCGACCAGTGGTACGGTGAAATACTGAACCTTATCTTCTCAAAAGAATTGGCCTGGTGGGTAGTAAGGCAGTACAAAGGTTTACATGAGGCTGAAGGTTTTAGAGCTAATCCGATTCGAAAGATTTTACTCGTTTCAAGGCCTAAATTACACCTCTCTATGAAAGGCCTAAACGCTATGGAAGCATCCAGAACGTTGCTGATTCACGATGAGGTCCATAAGCTTGGTAGTCCGGGAAACAGGCGTGAATTGGCAGGACTTTCAGATAATATTCCATATAGGTTAGGACTGAGTGCCACTACTGAGAGGGAATACGATCAAGAAGGAACAGAATTTATCATAAGTCATATTGGACCAATAATCAAACAGTTCGATTTAGATATGGCTATAAAGAAAGGGATTCTAGTACCTTTCAACTATCACCCTTTGTCCTACTCATTGACCCAAGAGGACAAGAGTAGCCTACAGGGCGTATTTGCACGGAAAGCAGCACTGGATAAGGCCGGTACACCCATGAGTGATAAAGATTACTGGATGAGTTTGGCTAGAGTTTATAAGACAGCTGAAGGTAAGATACCCGTGTTTCATGAATTCCTTAGGAAAAATCCTTATATTCTTGATAAGTGTATAATATTTGTTGAAAACAAAGCCTATGGAGAGGAAATATTGAATATAGTGCATGGGTTTACAACTGAATTTCATAGCTACTTTGACGATGATCACTCCTCTGTATTGAGTAAATTTTCATCTGGAGAAATTGAATGTGTTTTGACATGTCACCGTCTGTCTGAAGGTATTGATATACCCTCACTCAATAATGTGATTCTATTATCATCCGATAGAGCAAGACTTGAGACAATTCAGCGAATTGGACGCTGTTTAAGAACGGATAAGAAAAACCCAGGTAAAGTGGCCAATGTGGTTGATTTTATAAGGACAAAAGACAAGGCGACTGCAACTCTTAACTCCGATGATGAAAGGGCTCAGTTCCTCACGGGGCTATCAAAAATTAGGCCTGATAAAGTGAAATGA